A genomic stretch from Flavobacterium sp. KS-LB2 includes:
- a CDS encoding endonuclease/exonuclease/phosphatase family protein → MKNLSWFNKGMFFLNIVLTIVTFIAYVLPFLAPKSFPLLSVLTLFMPLFFILNGLFFVYWALQLKKQLIVSGLVLLIGITFINKFYKFSSPEFPKEEKDFTVMSYNVRLFNVFKWIDRDDVPSDILTFINDNNPDILCIQEYSSSANIDLKVYPHRYIFTDGNQIKTGQAIFSKFPIIDQGNIVFPNSSNNVVFADVKKGKDIIRVYNMHIQSIKISPDVNEIDENIDAINQKKSQMLFIRISKAFKQQQQQAEIFKEHKMKCIYPVIICGDMNNSAFSYVYRSIKGNLKDGFEEAGKGFGETYKFRYYPARIDYIFVDEKMKVKKFDNFPKFINSDHFPIMARLSF, encoded by the coding sequence ATGAAAAATCTTTCATGGTTTAATAAAGGAATGTTTTTTTTGAATATAGTCCTGACTATTGTGACTTTTATTGCCTATGTTTTGCCTTTTTTGGCGCCAAAATCTTTTCCTCTTTTGTCTGTTTTGACACTTTTTATGCCGCTTTTTTTTATATTAAATGGCTTGTTTTTTGTGTACTGGGCCTTGCAGCTGAAAAAGCAATTGATCGTTTCGGGTTTGGTTTTGCTAATTGGAATTACCTTTATAAATAAATTTTATAAATTTTCATCTCCTGAATTTCCAAAAGAAGAAAAAGACTTTACCGTAATGAGTTATAATGTTCGTCTGTTTAATGTTTTTAAATGGATAGACAGAGACGATGTTCCATCGGATATTCTCACTTTTATTAATGATAACAATCCAGATATATTGTGTATTCAGGAGTACTCTTCCTCTGCTAATATTGATTTGAAAGTGTATCCACACCGTTATATTTTTACCGATGGTAACCAAATCAAAACTGGACAGGCTATTTTTTCTAAATTTCCAATTATTGACCAGGGAAATATTGTTTTTCCAAATTCCAGTAACAATGTTGTTTTTGCAGATGTAAAAAAAGGAAAAGACATCATTAGGGTTTACAATATGCACATACAGTCTATTAAAATTTCTCCTGATGTCAATGAAATTGATGAGAATATTGATGCGATTAATCAGAAGAAATCACAAATGTTATTTATTAGAATCAGTAAGGCATTCAAACAGCAACAACAGCAAGCGGAGATTTTTAAGGAACATAAAATGAAATGTATCTACCCAGTTATTATTTGTGGAGACATGAATAACAGTGCTTTCTCGTATGTGTACCGAAGTATTAAAGGAAATTTGAAAGATGGCTTTGAAGAAGCAGGGAAAGGTTTTGGCGAGACGTATAAGTTCAGGTACTATCCAGCCAGAATTGATTACATTTTTGTTGATGAAAAAATGAAGGTTAAGAAATTTGACAATTTTCCTAAATTTATTAATTCAGATCATTTTCCTATTATGGCAAGATTATCCTTTTGA
- a CDS encoding WbqC family protein, giving the protein MNILIHPTYFPSISHFAGMVQSDNITFEIEDNFQKQTNRNRTYIYSPNGIQLLNIPVKHSKESHQKTKDIKIETDFDWQKQHFKSLEAGYRSSPFFEFFEDDIRPIFEKKHTFLLDLNFEILTILLKCFRLKLDYTTTTEYFHEVDTTIITDFRPLVNGKKDLSLFEKYTQVFDDKHGFANNLSVLDLLFNEGKYAIDYLKKQELIIK; this is encoded by the coding sequence ATGAATATTCTCATCCACCCCACCTATTTTCCATCGATCAGCCATTTTGCAGGCATGGTACAATCGGATAATATTACCTTTGAAATAGAAGATAATTTTCAGAAACAAACCAACCGCAACCGTACCTATATTTATAGTCCAAACGGAATTCAGCTTTTGAATATCCCCGTAAAACATTCGAAAGAAAGCCACCAAAAAACAAAAGATATTAAAATTGAAACCGATTTTGATTGGCAAAAACAACATTTTAAATCATTAGAAGCCGGCTATAGAAGTTCTCCTTTTTTTGAGTTTTTCGAAGATGATATCAGGCCTATTTTTGAAAAAAAACACACTTTTTTACTGGATTTAAATTTTGAAATTTTAACAATTCTATTAAAGTGTTTCCGACTGAAATTGGATTACACGACAACAACAGAATATTTTCATGAAGTTGATACAACGATAATTACTGATTTTAGACCTTTGGTAAATGGAAAAAAAGATCTTTCTTTATTCGAAAAATACACACAGGTTTTTGATGATAAACATGGATTTGCGAACAATCTTAGCGTTCTCGATTTGTTATTTAATGAAGGAAAATATGCAATAGATTATTTAAAAAAACAGGAACTGATTATAAAATAA
- the lepB gene encoding signal peptidase I, with protein MSAYQWFVFFLLVQLVHFLGTWKLYESAGRKKWEAAIPVYNAIVLMKIIGRPTWWTILLFIPIINLIMFPVIWVETIRSFGKRSGLDTFLVLITLGFYIYYINYAQKLEYRADRSLNPENKAADTISSLLFAIVVATIVHTYFIQPYTIPTSSLEKSLLVGDFLFVSKMNYGARVPMTTVALPMVHDSIPLTKSKSYLTWPQLPYMRLPGIQNIDRTDIVVFNWPVDTVHYFFEPKGIPGVIKPIDKESNYVKRCLGLPGDNLSIKDGIVYIDGKELKLPERAKPQFSYTAKIRPSEGIDYQYLFSELNDYKNDAGGFTDKENLYFPALTDDMAVKLKNISGVYDIKKNIDIKNTRFTYEFTYDRNIKDEGFLNMITTLKESGQFYIREMTGNTILITNLPPNIVEILSKQKSVIKVKEISDIFPHNGFIQKNWTRDNFGPIYIPKAGKTIALDLKTLPFYERIIKAYEKDDKGNPNILTVTGNEIRINGKVVKEYTFKQDYYWMMGDNRHNSEDSRYWGFVPADHIVGKPIFIWLSIEGINDGIKNWSVRWDRVFTTVSGEGQPQSYFKYFLIALAAFFIGEYFWKKRKEAKN; from the coding sequence ATGTCAGCATATCAATGGTTTGTATTTTTTCTACTGGTACAATTAGTTCACTTTTTAGGAACCTGGAAGTTATATGAAAGCGCCGGAAGAAAAAAATGGGAAGCAGCTATTCCTGTATATAATGCAATTGTTTTAATGAAAATTATAGGCCGACCTACATGGTGGACTATTTTACTTTTTATTCCAATTATCAATTTGATTATGTTTCCTGTAATCTGGGTTGAAACCATACGAAGTTTTGGAAAACGCTCTGGATTGGATACTTTTTTAGTATTGATTACACTTGGATTTTACATCTATTATATTAATTATGCCCAAAAATTAGAATATAGAGCTGACAGAAGTTTAAATCCTGAAAACAAAGCAGCCGATACCATTAGTTCTCTACTTTTTGCTATTGTTGTAGCTACAATCGTGCACACCTATTTTATTCAACCTTACACGATTCCAACTTCTTCATTGGAGAAATCATTGTTAGTTGGTGACTTTTTATTTGTAAGCAAAATGAATTATGGCGCTAGAGTTCCTATGACCACAGTAGCTTTACCTATGGTTCACGATTCTATTCCCTTGACAAAAAGTAAATCATACCTAACGTGGCCGCAACTGCCTTACATGAGATTACCGGGAATTCAAAATATTGACCGTACAGATATTGTAGTTTTTAACTGGCCTGTTGATACTGTTCATTACTTTTTCGAACCAAAAGGAATACCTGGTGTAATAAAACCCATTGACAAAGAATCAAACTATGTTAAACGCTGTCTTGGTCTACCTGGTGATAATTTATCTATTAAAGACGGTATTGTTTATATTGACGGAAAAGAATTAAAATTGCCTGAAAGAGCCAAACCCCAATTTTCCTATACAGCTAAGATTCGTCCATCAGAAGGAATTGATTATCAATATTTATTTTCTGAATTGAATGATTATAAAAATGATGCCGGTGGCTTTACTGATAAAGAAAATCTTTATTTTCCAGCACTTACAGATGACATGGCTGTAAAATTAAAAAATATTTCAGGAGTTTATGATATAAAGAAAAACATCGATATTAAAAACACCCGTTTTACTTATGAATTTACTTACGATCGTAACATTAAGGATGAAGGGTTTTTAAATATGATAACTACCCTAAAAGAATCGGGTCAGTTTTATATTAGGGAGATGACGGGAAATACAATCCTTATTACTAACCTTCCACCAAATATTGTTGAGATATTAAGCAAACAAAAATCTGTCATTAAAGTTAAAGAAATCTCTGATATTTTTCCTCATAATGGATTTATTCAAAAAAATTGGACTAGAGACAATTTTGGCCCAATATATATACCTAAAGCAGGAAAGACAATTGCTTTAGACTTAAAAACACTTCCTTTCTACGAGAGAATCATAAAAGCATACGAAAAAGATGACAAGGGCAATCCTAATATTCTTACAGTAACTGGAAACGAAATAAGAATAAACGGAAAAGTAGTTAAAGAATACACTTTCAAACAAGATTACTATTGGATGATGGGAGATAATCGTCACAATTCTGAAGATAGTCGTTACTGGGGATTTGTTCCAGCAGATCATATAGTTGGTAAGCCTATATTTATCTGGTTGAGTATTGAAGGTATCAATGATGGAATTAAAAACTGGAGTGTTCGTTGGGATAGAGTTTTCACAACAGTTAGCGGTGAAGGTCAACCTCAATCTTACTTTAAATATTTCTTAATTGCATTAGCCGCATTTTTTATTGGAGAATATTTTTGGAAAAAAAGAAAAGAGGCAAAAAATTAG
- the dapB gene encoding 4-hydroxy-tetrahydrodipicolinate reductase has translation MKIALLGYGKMGQVIERIALERGHEIVLKKDENNTFDGLSNADVAIDFSVPTAAVANISSCFNANVPVISGTTGWLEHYDEMAALCVAKKGAFISSSNFSLGVNIFFELNEYLAKMMSKFDSYSVEMEEIHHTQKLDAPSGTAISLAKGVIENSSYTNWTLEKSEANHASNSELEKQIHIEAKRIGTVPGTHTVIYNSTVDAIEIKHTAHNREGFALGAVIAAEWIVGKQGIFSMKDVLELK, from the coding sequence ATGAAAATTGCGCTTTTAGGATACGGAAAAATGGGTCAGGTAATTGAAAGAATTGCACTGGAAAGAGGGCATGAAATCGTTTTAAAAAAAGACGAAAACAATACTTTTGATGGTCTTTCAAATGCTGATGTCGCTATTGATTTCAGTGTTCCAACTGCTGCCGTTGCTAACATTTCTAGTTGTTTCAACGCTAATGTACCTGTGATTTCAGGAACAACAGGTTGGTTAGAACATTACGATGAAATGGCAGCACTTTGCGTAGCCAAAAAAGGGGCTTTTATTTCTAGTTCAAATTTTAGTTTAGGTGTGAATATTTTCTTTGAACTCAATGAATATTTAGCAAAAATGATGTCAAAATTTGATAGCTACTCCGTTGAGATGGAAGAAATTCATCATACTCAAAAACTGGACGCACCAAGCGGAACAGCAATTTCATTAGCCAAAGGAGTTATTGAAAATAGCTCATACACCAACTGGACGTTAGAAAAGTCTGAAGCCAACCACGCGAGCAATAGCGAACTGGAGAAGCAAATTCATATCGAAGCAAAAAGAATAGGAACTGTTCCTGGAACGCACACCGTAATATACAATTCTACAGTTGATGCTATCGAAATAAAGCATACCGCACACAATCGTGAAGGTTTTGCTCTAGGTGCTGTAATTGCAGCAGAATGGATTGTGGGAAAACAAGGGATTTTCTCAATGAAAGATGTTTTAGAATTAAAATAA
- a CDS encoding DUF5683 domain-containing protein, with protein MYKIIFIGLFLFIVGNTTVFAQTETTAVLVAKDTLKSNDIDPLTPAKAAFYSAVLPGLGQAYNKKYWKIPLVYGAIGTSLYFYIDSNKKYHQYRDAYKSRLEGYTTDDLAFLDNNRLIAGQKFYQRNRDLSALITIAFYALNIIDANVDAALIQFNVDENLSVRPVLYPNDVTLKTNVGLTFNYNF; from the coding sequence GTGTATAAAATCATTTTCATAGGTCTATTCCTTTTTATCGTAGGAAACACTACTGTTTTTGCCCAAACGGAAACTACAGCAGTACTTGTCGCTAAAGATACTTTGAAATCGAATGACATTGACCCATTGACTCCTGCAAAGGCAGCTTTTTATTCGGCAGTTTTACCTGGTTTAGGTCAAGCTTACAATAAAAAATACTGGAAAATACCTCTTGTTTACGGAGCCATTGGAACCAGTCTCTATTTTTATATTGACAGTAATAAAAAGTACCACCAGTACAGAGATGCTTATAAAAGCAGGCTTGAGGGATACACTACCGATGATTTGGCTTTCTTAGATAACAATCGATTGATTGCCGGACAAAAATTTTACCAACGAAATCGAGATTTATCCGCTTTGATAACTATAGCATTTTATGCCTTAAATATCATAGATGCTAATGTCGATGCTGCTTTAATACAATTTAATGTGGATGAAAACTTATCAGTAAGACCCGTTCTTTATCCAAATGATGTAACATTAAAGACTAATGTAGGACTAACATTTAATTATAATTTTTAG
- a CDS encoding ParB/RepB/Spo0J family partition protein codes for MAKAIKKQALGRGLSALLKDPENDIKSVDDKNADKVVGNIIELEIEAIEINPFQPRSNFNEESLRELATSIKELGVIQPITVRKLDFNKYQLISGERRLRASTLVGLKTVPAYIRIANDNESLVMALVENIQRHDLDPIEIALSYQRLIDEIQLTQEQMSERVGKKRSTIANYLRLLKLDPIIQTGIRDGFISMGHGRAIINIEDQDIQTDIYQKIVSQNLSVRDTEALVKNYQESLKPKPAGKPKAASFEIAEAHKSTFTNYFGTKVDVKVAGNGKGKITIPFHSEEDFNRIIKLINE; via the coding sequence ATGGCAAAAGCAATTAAAAAACAAGCCTTAGGAAGAGGATTATCTGCATTATTAAAAGATCCAGAAAACGATATAAAATCCGTTGATGATAAAAATGCTGATAAAGTTGTAGGGAATATTATTGAGCTTGAAATTGAAGCGATTGAAATAAATCCGTTTCAGCCCAGAAGTAATTTCAATGAGGAATCATTGAGAGAATTGGCAACTTCTATCAAAGAACTAGGTGTGATTCAACCTATTACCGTACGCAAATTAGACTTCAATAAATACCAATTGATTTCCGGTGAGCGTCGTCTTCGCGCATCGACTCTTGTGGGACTAAAAACAGTTCCAGCATACATTCGTATTGCTAATGACAATGAATCGTTAGTTATGGCCTTGGTGGAAAACATTCAGCGTCATGATTTAGATCCAATTGAAATTGCACTTTCATACCAACGTTTAATTGATGAAATTCAATTGACTCAGGAACAAATGAGCGAGCGAGTAGGAAAAAAACGTTCTACTATTGCTAATTATTTGAGACTTTTAAAACTGGATCCAATCATCCAAACTGGAATTCGTGATGGTTTCATCAGTATGGGGCATGGTCGTGCGATAATCAATATTGAAGACCAAGATATTCAAACTGATATTTATCAAAAAATCGTCAGTCAAAACCTTTCCGTTCGCGATACCGAAGCTTTGGTAAAAAACTATCAAGAAAGTTTAAAACCGAAACCTGCCGGGAAACCAAAAGCAGCTTCATTTGAAATAGCAGAGGCACACAAAAGCACTTTTACAAATTATTTTGGAACTAAAGTCGATGTGAAAGTAGCCGGAAACGGTAAAGGAAAAATCACTATTCCCTTTCATTCTGAAGAAGATTTCAACAGGATTATCAAACTAATAAACGAGTAG
- a CDS encoding ParA family protein has protein sequence MGKIIAIANQKGGVGKTTTSVNLAASLGVLEKKVLLIDADPQANASSGLGIDVESVEIGTYQILEHSHTPKEAIIKCSAPNVDVIPSHIDLVAIEIELVDKENREYMLKKALESVKDEYDYIIIDCAPSLGLLTLNALTAADSVIIPIQCEYFALEGLGKLLNTIKSIQKIHNPELDIEGLLLTMFDSRLRLSNQVVEEVQKHFNDMVFDTIIQRNVKLSEAPSFGESIINYDATSKGATNYLHLAQEVIKKNSK, from the coding sequence ATGGGCAAAATCATCGCGATTGCTAATCAAAAGGGAGGAGTTGGAAAGACTACAACGTCAGTTAATCTTGCTGCTTCATTGGGCGTTTTAGAAAAAAAAGTATTACTAATAGATGCTGATCCACAGGCAAATGCGTCTTCAGGACTGGGCATTGATGTAGAATCTGTAGAAATAGGTACCTATCAAATTCTAGAACATAGTCACACGCCAAAAGAGGCCATTATAAAATGTTCTGCTCCAAATGTGGATGTAATTCCATCACATATAGATCTAGTTGCAATTGAAATTGAATTAGTCGATAAAGAAAATAGGGAATATATGCTAAAAAAAGCATTGGAAAGTGTGAAAGACGAGTACGATTATATCATTATCGATTGCGCACCATCTCTTGGATTACTTACTTTGAATGCTTTGACTGCTGCTGACTCTGTTATTATTCCTATTCAATGCGAGTACTTTGCCTTGGAAGGTTTGGGAAAATTACTCAACACCATAAAAAGCATCCAAAAAATTCACAATCCTGAATTAGATATCGAAGGATTGTTATTAACCATGTTTGACTCTAGATTGCGTTTGTCAAATCAAGTTGTTGAAGAAGTTCAAAAACATTTCAACGACATGGTTTTTGACACCATTATTCAAAGAAATGTAAAACTGAGCGAAGCACCAAGCTTTGGAGAAAGTATAATAAACTACGATGCTACAAGCAAAGGAGCTACTAATTACTTACATCTTGCTCAAGAAGTGATAAAGAAAAACAGTAAATAG
- the trxB gene encoding thioredoxin-disulfide reductase — MSDTIEKIKCLIIGSGPAGYTAAIYAARANMNPVVYQGMQPGGQLTTTNEVENWPGNPEGITGPEMMVGLQAQAQRFGTDVRDGWATKVDFSGDIHKVWINGTKELHCETVIISTGASAKYLGMPSEQHYLKMGGGVSACAVCDGFFYRNQEVVIVGAGDSACEEAHYLSKLCKKVTMLVRSEKFRASKIMEERVRKTENITILMNHDTVEVLGDEQVVTGVKALNKTTNEVFDIPATGFFVAIGHKPNTDIFKDYITLDETGYIINTPGTSKTNVEGVFVAGDAADHVYRQAITAAGTGCMAALDAERYLASKE, encoded by the coding sequence ATGTCAGATACAATCGAAAAAATTAAATGTCTTATTATAGGTTCTGGTCCAGCAGGTTATACTGCCGCAATATATGCCGCAAGAGCTAATATGAATCCAGTAGTTTATCAAGGAATGCAGCCGGGAGGCCAACTAACAACAACCAATGAAGTCGAGAACTGGCCTGGGAATCCTGAGGGAATTACCGGACCTGAAATGATGGTGGGATTGCAAGCACAAGCACAACGTTTTGGTACTGATGTACGTGATGGTTGGGCTACTAAAGTTGACTTCTCAGGAGATATTCATAAAGTATGGATCAACGGAACCAAAGAGTTACATTGCGAAACAGTAATTATTTCTACTGGAGCATCAGCTAAATATTTAGGTATGCCATCAGAGCAACACTATTTAAAAATGGGTGGTGGAGTTTCTGCATGTGCTGTTTGTGACGGTTTTTTCTACAGAAACCAAGAAGTAGTAATAGTTGGAGCAGGAGATTCAGCTTGTGAGGAAGCGCACTATTTATCAAAACTTTGTAAAAAAGTAACCATGTTGGTACGAAGCGAAAAATTCAGAGCTTCAAAAATTATGGAGGAACGCGTTCGCAAAACAGAGAACATTACCATTTTGATGAACCACGATACTGTTGAAGTATTAGGTGATGAGCAAGTAGTTACTGGGGTAAAAGCTTTAAATAAAACTACAAATGAAGTTTTTGATATTCCTGCAACTGGTTTCTTCGTGGCTATTGGTCACAAACCAAATACTGATATTTTCAAAGATTATATCACATTAGACGAAACGGGATATATTATCAATACTCCTGGAACTTCAAAAACAAATGTTGAAGGCGTTTTTGTAGCGGGTGATGCTGCAGATCATGTTTATCGTCAAGCAATAACCGCAGCAGGAACAGGTTGTATGGCCGCACTTGATGCCGAAAGATATTTGGCTTCTAAAGAATAA
- a CDS encoding GIN domain-containing protein produces MKKHTAILLFLLSTTLLFAQKKEKIKGSKTVTVEQRKVGDFESLTVEDNLEVYLERGERTELKIEADENLHDIISLDLSDNLLRIYTTKQATNYKKLIVRVTYTNDLNMVTSKNETTVNAIQEVLVNDLTLKAHDASKLFLNVNAKNFVLQSDDKSKTELNLKSENTTIELSKNASLKALVTTTDLKVDMYQKSDATIEGDAASAIIRLDNNSNLTGNKLTVKNVDVTTESYSNCSVNALTTVIIDAANKSEIQLVGTPKIEIRKFADEAKLIKKLK; encoded by the coding sequence ATGAAAAAACATACTGCTATACTCCTATTCCTCTTATCGACTACATTGTTATTTGCACAGAAAAAAGAAAAAATAAAAGGCTCGAAAACAGTAACTGTGGAACAAAGGAAAGTTGGGGATTTTGAGTCGCTTACTGTTGAAGACAATCTCGAAGTATACTTGGAAAGAGGCGAGCGAACAGAACTGAAAATTGAAGCCGACGAAAATTTACACGATATTATTTCTTTGGATTTAAGTGATAATCTATTGCGCATTTATACCACAAAACAAGCCACCAATTATAAGAAACTGATTGTTAGAGTAACCTATACCAATGATTTAAATATGGTTACGTCAAAAAATGAAACGACTGTAAATGCAATTCAGGAAGTTTTAGTGAATGACCTCACACTTAAAGCACACGATGCATCCAAACTATTTTTGAATGTGAATGCCAAAAACTTCGTATTACAATCTGATGATAAATCAAAAACAGAACTCAATTTAAAATCAGAAAATACTACTATTGAATTAAGTAAAAACGCCTCTCTAAAAGCCTTAGTCACCACTACAGATTTAAAAGTGGATATGTATCAAAAATCAGATGCTACTATCGAAGGGGACGCAGCGAGTGCCATCATTCGGTTGGATAATAACTCGAACTTAACAGGAAATAAATTAACTGTAAAAAATGTTGACGTAACCACAGAAAGTTATTCCAATTGCAGTGTTAATGCGCTAACAACCGTTATTATAGACGCTGCTAATAAATCAGAAATCCAACTTGTAGGTACTCCAAAAATCGAAATCAGAAAATTTGCTGATGAGGCTAAATTGATAAAAAAGTTGAAATAG
- a CDS encoding head GIN domain-containing protein: MLKIITLITKFILVALTALLFASCNHSINFQSIEGSGNVTTERRNVEGDFKSIEVSNAIDLVIEQSDVTEVVVEADDNLQKHIITKVENGTLVISCDKNSFINMKSKKVIVKMPVIEQLEANSSASITSVNTIKGENISLNTSSDGAINLNIESDDITCDSSSGSSITIDGIALKIKTSASSGSEIDAKNVLANEVNAEASSGASISIHPIVSLNAEASSGGSISYNKVPKSIRKETNSGGSIHQE; this comes from the coding sequence ATGTTAAAAATCATCACATTAATTACAAAGTTTATTTTGGTTGCTTTAACTGCCTTACTATTCGCATCCTGCAACCATTCCATCAACTTTCAATCCATTGAAGGAAGCGGCAATGTCACCACCGAAAGAAGAAATGTGGAAGGTGATTTCAAAAGTATAGAAGTTAGTAATGCCATCGATCTCGTGATAGAGCAATCAGACGTAACTGAAGTAGTAGTTGAGGCTGATGATAATTTGCAAAAACACATCATTACCAAAGTTGAAAACGGCACACTCGTTATTTCTTGCGATAAAAATTCTTTCATCAATATGAAATCAAAGAAAGTAATCGTAAAAATGCCCGTTATTGAACAATTAGAAGCCAATAGCAGTGCATCAATAACAAGTGTAAATACTATAAAAGGAGAGAATATTAGCCTAAACACTTCTAGTGATGGTGCTATTAACCTAAATATAGAATCCGATGATATTACATGTGATTCTAGTAGTGGAAGCAGTATTACAATTGATGGAATAGCACTGAAAATTAAAACAAGTGCATCAAGTGGAAGTGAAATTGACGCCAAAAACGTATTAGCAAATGAAGTAAATGCTGAAGCCTCCAGTGGAGCATCTATAAGCATTCACCCCATTGTAAGTTTAAATGCTGAAGCTTCCAGCGGAGGTAGCATTAGTTATAATAAGGTTCCAAAATCAATTCGAAAAGAAACCAATTCAGGAGGAAGCATTCATCAAGAATAA
- a CDS encoding PspC domain-containing protein, with product MNKTVNINLGGMFFHIDEDAYQKLTRYFDAIKRSLSNSSGHDEIIKDIEMRVSELLNEKQISDKHVVGLKDVDEVIAVMGQPEDYIIEDELKGSQTFSDSSSNRRTKKLYRDKEKGMIGGVAAGLGHYFGIDAVWIRIVLILLVFAGFGTGILAYIILWIVTPEAVTTSEKLEMTGEPVTISNIEKKVREEFENVSDKFKNVDYDKYGNQIKTGAGKIGSSFGDFIMTVFKIFAKFLGVILIITGIATLVSLLIAVFTLGSSDFIDVPWQSFIEAGNFTDYPIWSFGLLMFFAVGIPFFFLTLLGFKLLSPSMKSIGNIAKYTLLALWIIAIAILISIGIKQASEVAYEGKTVQKETINVLPNDTLFVKFKYNEYYTKDIDDRESFKFVQDSANTQLIYSNNVSIEILRTDEKLPFIQIEKIARGKSFQDAKRRAEKIKYAIKIEGNQLILDNYLLTEVANKFRDQEVEIFLYVPEGILLKPDSSVQNYDRSDDSFFNLHYSSDNYIYKVEKSQIKCLNCPADEDEYNDVNENENSDSVEVNITGKATENDSITTTTVKVNGETVTVNEAGTKKGLSVSKNGIIIKN from the coding sequence ATGAACAAAACTGTAAATATAAATCTAGGCGGAATGTTCTTTCATATAGATGAAGATGCATACCAAAAATTAACTCGATATTTTGATGCCATAAAACGTTCTTTATCCAATTCATCTGGACATGATGAAATCATAAAAGATATTGAAATGCGCGTTTCTGAATTATTGAATGAGAAACAAATAAGTGACAAACATGTTGTAGGCTTGAAAGATGTAGATGAGGTTATTGCCGTAATGGGACAACCGGAAGATTACATCATTGAAGATGAATTGAAAGGTTCTCAAACATTTAGTGATAGTAGTTCAAACAGAAGAACAAAAAAATTATACCGTGATAAAGAAAAAGGTATGATAGGTGGTGTTGCTGCTGGATTAGGTCATTATTTTGGAATAGATGCAGTATGGATCCGTATCGTTTTAATACTATTAGTTTTTGCTGGATTTGGAACTGGAATTTTAGCGTATATCATTCTTTGGATTGTAACTCCTGAAGCTGTTACCACATCCGAAAAACTAGAAATGACTGGAGAACCCGTAACCATTTCGAATATCGAAAAAAAAGTAAGAGAAGAATTTGAAAATGTTTCTGATAAATTCAAAAACGTAGATTATGATAAATATGGCAATCAAATAAAAACGGGTGCTGGAAAAATAGGAAGCTCTTTTGGTGATTTTATCATGACTGTTTTCAAAATTTTCGCAAAGTTTTTAGGTGTGATTTTAATCATCACAGGTATTGCAACATTAGTTTCTTTACTAATTGCCGTTTTCACTTTAGGTTCTTCAGATTTTATTGATGTGCCATGGCAAAGTTTCATTGAAGCAGGAAATTTTACAGACTACCCAATTTGGTCTTTTGGTCTATTAATGTTCTTTGCAGTTGGAATTCCGTTCTTTTTCTTGACACTTTTAGGATTCAAATTATTGTCTCCAAGCATGAAATCAATTGGAAACATTGCTAAATATACTTTATTGGCACTTTGGATTATTGCTATTGCGATATTAATTTCCATAGGAATAAAACAAGCATCAGAAGTGGCTTATGAAGGAAAAACAGTTCAGAAAGAAACGATTAATGTATTACCAAATGACACTTTGTTTGTAAAATTTAAATACAATGAGTATTATACAAAAGACATTGATGATAGAGAAAGTTTCAAATTTGTTCAGGATTCAGCTAATACGCAATTGATCTATTCCAATAATGTAAGTATAGAAATTTTACGTACAGATGAAAAATTACCTTTCATTCAAATTGAAAAAATAGCTAGAGGTAAATCATTTCAAGACGCAAAACGAAGAGCAGAGAAAATAAAATATGCTATCAAAATTGAAGGAAATCAGTTGATTTTAGACAATTATTTATTGACTGAAGTTGCCAATAAATTTCGTGATCAAGAAGTAGAAATATTTTTATACGTACCAGAAGGAATACTATTAAAACCAGATTCTTCAGTACAAAATTACGATAGATCTGACGATTCATTTTTCAATTTACACTACAGTTCAGACAATTACATTTACAAAGTAGAAAAATCTCAAATAAAATGTTTAAATTGTCCTGCAGATGAAGACGAATATAATGATGTTAATGAAAATGAGAACAGTGACAGCGTTGAAGTAAATATTACTGGAAAAGCAACAGAAAATGACAGTATAACAACCACAACTGTAAAAGTAAATGGTGAAACGGTAACAGTGAATGAAGCTGGAACAAAAAAAGGCTTATCCGTAAGCAAAAACGGCATAATCATTAAAAATTAA